From Salvia splendens isolate huo1 chromosome 16, SspV2, whole genome shotgun sequence, a single genomic window includes:
- the LOC121770360 gene encoding uncharacterized protein LOC121770360: MPRYAKFLKEVISKKRRWVELETVNLTESCSAIIQKKLPAKMKDPGSFTISCIVGDSQVGKALCDWGASINLMPFSFFQKLKIGTLRPTTITLQMADRSVSYPRGIVEDILVKVNDFIFPVDFVVLDMEEDRNVPLILGRTFLATGKAMIDVQKGELTLRLNDESVTFSIYNAMQRHDDEDARRAEHCNMVEVVDDCVRGMARAISPQDQLERCLSQSIFSPYYTKVIEPNDDLLNFVGAHNSSEEVPRLRQKFQPLRDPNEEKKEEKEEELKPLPSHLKYAFLGENSTYPVIVSSSLTTNELDKLLRVLRKHRGAIGWSISDLKGISPTVCMHRIILE; encoded by the coding sequence ATGCCTAGATATGCAAAATTTCTGAAGGAAGTGATCTCCAAGAAGCGGAGATGGGTGGAGCTCGAGACCGTCAATCTGACGGAGAGCTGCAGTGCTATTATCCAGAAGAAGCTGCCTGCTAAGATGAAAGACCCTGGAAGCTTCACTATATCATGCATAGTGGGGGATAGCCAAGTGGGCAAGGCTCTATGTGATTGGGGAGCGAGCATTAATCTTATGCCGTTCTCATTCTTTCAGAAGTTGAAGATTGGGACACTGAGGCCCACTACCATCACACTCCAGATGGCCGACCGATCTGTGTCGTATCCTAGGGGGATTGTTGAAGATATACTCGTCAAAGTCAATGACTTCATATTTCCCGTGGATTTTGTGGTGCttgatatggaggaagaccgaAATGTTCCTCTTATCCTGGGAAGAACTTTCCTCGCTACAGGGAAGGCAATGATTGATGTGCAGAAGGGAGAGCTCACACTCCGACTTAATGATGAAAGCGTCACATTCTCTATCTACAATGCGATGCAAAGACATGATGACGAGGATGCAAGGAGAGCGGAGCACTGCAACATGGTTGAAGTGGTCGATGACTGTGTGAGAGGGATGGCCCGAGCCATCTCTCCACAAGACCAATTGGAACGATGCCTATCGCAATCTATCTTTTCTCCTTATTATACTAAAGTTATTGAACCCAATgatgatttattgaattttgtAGGAGCTCATAACTCGTCTGAGGAAGTCCCAAGGCTTCGACAGAAATTCCAGCCATTAAGGGATCCGAATGAGGAGAAGAAAGAGGAGAAGGAAGAGGAACTTAAGCCGTTGCCTTCACACCTTAAGTATGCATTTCTCGGGGAGAATTCTACTTATCCGGTAATTGTATCATCCTCACTCACTACTAATGAACTTGATAAATTGCTGAGAGTGCTTAGGAAGCATAGGGGTGCAATTGGGTGGTCTATCTCGGACCTTAAGGGGATAAGTCCTACGGTTTGTATGCATAGAATTATCCTAGAATAG